A genome region from Bradyrhizobium sp. WSM1417 includes the following:
- a CDS encoding OsmC family protein → MDAAALRQMQAPIKERYKTDPKTAMITLKAKGSTDSEGIACKVETGRAIAMAGLHPATGGSGLELCSGDMLLEALVACAGVTLKSVATAIEVPLKTGNVYAEGDLDFRGTLGVDKETPVGFAEIRLRFEVDTDAPQDKLDLLLKLTERYCVVYQTIKNGPKVSVSMQRM, encoded by the coding sequence ATGGACGCCGCAGCACTGCGCCAGATGCAGGCCCCGATCAAGGAGCGCTACAAGACCGACCCCAAGACCGCGATGATCACGTTGAAGGCCAAGGGCTCGACCGACAGCGAAGGCATCGCCTGCAAGGTCGAGACCGGCCGCGCCATCGCAATGGCCGGCCTGCATCCCGCAACCGGCGGCTCCGGCCTCGAGCTCTGCTCCGGCGACATGCTGCTCGAGGCGCTGGTCGCCTGCGCCGGGGTCACGTTGAAATCGGTCGCGACCGCGATCGAGGTGCCGCTGAAGACCGGCAACGTCTACGCCGAGGGCGATCTCGATTTCCGCGGCACGCTCGGCGTCGACAAGGAGACCCCGGTCGGTTTCGCCGAGATCCGTCTGCGCTTCGAGGTCGACACTGATGCGCCGCAAGACAAGCTCGACCTGCTGCTCAAGCTCACCGAGCGCTATTGCGTGGTCTATCAGACCATCAAGAACGGTCCGAAGGTCTCGGTCTCGATGCAGCGGATGTAA
- a CDS encoding ABC transporter permease: MISDAPVLQQTTEPAESAAAPSWLSRYARPLLGVLLPLILALGWEFLVWLGWSNGRLVPPPSRVFATIVDLARSGELVRHIAATLWRVGLGFAFGVVAGTLLGAISGYWLLARRLLDPTVQALRAIPSLAWVPLFILWLGIFETSKIALIAVGVFFPVYLGVMGAILIVDRKIVEVGRTFRLSGPAMIRRILLPAVLPAYVVSLRVGLGLGWMFVVAAELIGASEGLGYLLLDGQQLGKPAQILAAIVIFAILGKLTDWLIEIAAAPFLRWQDAFGRATGA; the protein is encoded by the coding sequence ATGATCTCTGACGCGCCAGTCCTGCAACAGACTACGGAACCGGCCGAAAGCGCCGCCGCGCCTTCGTGGTTGTCGCGTTATGCGCGTCCATTGCTGGGTGTGTTGCTGCCGCTCATCCTCGCGCTCGGTTGGGAGTTCCTGGTCTGGCTCGGCTGGTCCAATGGCCGCCTGGTGCCGCCGCCCTCGCGCGTGTTCGCCACCATCGTTGATCTTGCCCGCTCCGGCGAGCTGGTCCGTCACATCGCCGCGACACTGTGGCGCGTCGGTCTTGGTTTCGCGTTCGGCGTGGTCGCGGGCACGTTGCTCGGCGCCATATCCGGTTATTGGTTGCTGGCGCGGCGGCTGCTCGATCCGACCGTGCAGGCGCTGCGCGCGATCCCTTCGCTGGCCTGGGTGCCGCTGTTCATTCTCTGGCTCGGCATCTTCGAGACCTCGAAGATCGCGCTGATCGCGGTCGGCGTGTTCTTCCCGGTCTATCTCGGCGTGATGGGCGCGATCCTCATTGTCGATCGCAAGATCGTCGAGGTCGGTCGCACCTTCCGTCTCTCTGGACCTGCCATGATCCGGCGGATCCTGCTGCCGGCGGTGCTGCCGGCCTATGTCGTGTCCTTGCGCGTCGGTCTTGGTCTGGGCTGGATGTTCGTGGTGGCGGCCGAGCTGATCGGCGCGTCCGAAGGCCTCGGCTATCTCCTGCTCGATGGCCAGCAGCTCGGCAAGCCCGCGCAGATCCTCGCCGCCATCGTGATCTTCGCGATCCTCGGCAAGCTCACGGATTGGTTGATCGAGATCGCGGCTGCGCCCTTCCTGCGCTGGCAGGACGCCTTCGGGCGTGCGACGGGAGCATAA
- a CDS encoding DUF1330 domain-containing protein, with protein sequence MGHIDPTKEIFAQFRDNDRPGPIHMLNLVRLRKEAAYPDGRKASGAEAYAAYGRESGPVFERLGGRIVWQGKFELMLIGPETERWDHCFIAEYPSVAAFVEMIRDPVYREAVKHRQAAVEDSRLIRHAVLPVGKNFGEVPE encoded by the coding sequence ATGGGCCACATCGATCCAACCAAGGAGATTTTCGCGCAGTTCCGGGACAACGACCGTCCCGGCCCGATCCACATGCTCAACCTGGTGCGCTTGCGCAAGGAGGCAGCCTATCCGGATGGCCGCAAGGCCAGCGGCGCGGAAGCCTATGCGGCCTATGGCCGCGAGAGCGGCCCGGTGTTCGAACGCCTCGGCGGCCGCATCGTGTGGCAGGGCAAATTCGAGCTGATGCTGATCGGCCCGGAGACCGAGCGCTGGGACCATTGCTTCATCGCCGAATACCCAAGCGTTGCCGCCTTCGTCGAGATGATCCGCGATCCCGTCTATCGCGAAGCGGTGAAGCACAGGCAGGCCGCAGTGGAGGATTCACGGCTCATTCGGCACGCGGTGCTGCCGGTGGGGAAGAATTTTGGGGAGGTGCCGGAGTGA
- a CDS encoding methylated-DNA--[protein]-cysteine S-methyltransferase, with amino-acid sequence MPARPTKSPVSFGLDRLATPIGIALLVTDAAGALRALDWEDYEHRMRELLRLHYGVVELRDQPAPAAMRTALSDYFDGDLGQLSGIAWRIAGTPFQQKVWNALAQIPAGTTMSYGALAARIDMPKAIRAVGHANGSNPISVVLPCHRLIGADGSLVKYGGGLERKLWLLRHEGVAV; translated from the coding sequence ATGCCCGCGCGACCGACCAAATCACCTGTAAGCTTCGGCCTCGATCGGCTGGCGACGCCGATCGGGATTGCGCTGCTGGTCACCGACGCTGCGGGCGCCTTGCGCGCGCTCGACTGGGAGGATTACGAGCACCGCATGCGCGAGCTCTTGCGCCTGCATTACGGTGTGGTGGAGTTGCGTGACCAGCCCGCGCCCGCAGCCATGCGGACTGCGCTGTCGGATTATTTCGACGGCGATCTCGGCCAACTCTCAGGCATTGCCTGGCGCATCGCCGGCACGCCGTTCCAGCAGAAGGTCTGGAATGCGTTGGCGCAAATCCCTGCCGGCACCACGATGAGTTACGGCGCGCTCGCCGCCAGGATCGACATGCCCAAGGCCATTCGCGCCGTCGGCCATGCCAACGGCTCCAACCCGATCAGCGTGGTGCTGCCGTGCCACCGTCTGATCGGCGCCGATGGTTCTCTGGTGAAGTACGGCGGCGGCCTCGAGCGCAAGCTCTGGCTGCTGCGGCACGAGGGCGTGGCGGTCTAG
- a CDS encoding DUF1304 domain-containing protein → MASKHAIALATPAVLTSTRKLTLGELNLIWIANILVALVAALHAYFLILEMFLWDKPQGLKVFRNTPEKAATTKVLAANQGLYNGFLAAGLVWGLVHGNPAFAFQIKAFFLLCVIVAGAYGAATVSTRILMVQALPAALALLVLFLT, encoded by the coding sequence ATGGCATCGAAACACGCCATCGCACTTGCCACGCCCGCCGTGCTAACGTCCACCCGAAAGCTGACGCTGGGGGAGCTCAACTTGATTTGGATCGCGAATATTTTGGTGGCGCTGGTCGCCGCACTGCACGCTTACTTCCTGATCCTGGAGATGTTTCTCTGGGACAAGCCGCAGGGCTTGAAGGTTTTCCGCAACACGCCGGAGAAGGCAGCGACCACAAAGGTGCTGGCCGCCAACCAGGGGCTCTATAACGGCTTCCTGGCCGCGGGCTTGGTCTGGGGGCTGGTGCACGGCAATCCCGCCTTCGCGTTCCAGATCAAGGCGTTCTTCCTGCTCTGCGTGATCGTGGCGGGCGCTTATGGCGCAGCGACCGTCAGCACGCGCATCCTGATGGTGCAGGCCCTGCCGGCGGCGCTCGCTCTGCTAGTCTTGTTCCTGACCTGA
- a CDS encoding ABC transporter substrate-binding protein has translation MSNRRAFITATTALAFAFSANQALAQKKYDAGASDTEIKIGQTVPFSGPYSVYANIGKTQAAYFKMINDQGGINGRKINLIQYDDAYSPPKTVEQVRKLVEGDEVLFTFQIIGTAANAAVQKYLNGKKIPQLLASTGAARFNDPQNYPWTIAYNPNYVSEGRIYAKYILKEHPNAKIGVLYQNDDMGRDYLAGLKSGLGDKATSMIVGEVSYEVTDPTVDSQVVKLKSLGADLFYDASTPKFAAQAIKKVAELGWTPVHILDINASPISATLKPAGLDISKGIISTQYGKEPGDPQWKDDPGVKAFFAFMDKYFPEGDKLNTVNTYAYSVAELLTQVLKQCGDDLSRENVMKQVANIKDFTPSFALPGIKINTGPNDYRVNKQMQMMKFNGERWELFGPIMEDAGPAG, from the coding sequence ATGAGCAATCGCAGAGCCTTCATCACTGCCACGACGGCGCTCGCCTTCGCGTTCTCCGCCAACCAAGCTCTCGCCCAGAAGAAATACGACGCCGGCGCGAGCGACACCGAGATCAAGATCGGCCAGACCGTGCCGTTCTCCGGGCCCTATTCCGTCTACGCCAATATCGGCAAGACCCAGGCCGCCTATTTCAAGATGATCAACGATCAGGGTGGCATCAACGGCCGCAAGATCAATCTGATCCAGTATGACGACGCCTATTCGCCGCCGAAGACGGTCGAGCAGGTGCGCAAGCTCGTCGAAGGCGACGAAGTGCTGTTCACCTTCCAGATCATCGGCACCGCCGCGAACGCCGCCGTGCAAAAATATCTCAACGGCAAGAAGATCCCGCAGCTGCTGGCCTCGACCGGCGCCGCGCGCTTCAATGATCCGCAGAACTATCCCTGGACCATTGCCTATAATCCCAATTACGTGTCCGAGGGACGCATCTACGCCAAGTACATTCTCAAGGAGCATCCGAACGCCAAGATCGGCGTGCTCTATCAGAACGACGACATGGGCCGCGACTATCTCGCGGGCCTCAAGAGCGGTCTCGGCGACAAGGCCACCAGCATGATCGTCGGCGAGGTGTCCTACGAGGTCACCGATCCGACGGTGGACTCGCAGGTGGTCAAGCTGAAGTCGTTGGGCGCCGATCTTTTCTATGATGCCTCGACACCCAAGTTCGCGGCGCAGGCGATCAAGAAAGTCGCCGAGCTCGGTTGGACGCCGGTGCACATTCTCGACATCAACGCGAGCCCGATCTCGGCGACGCTGAAGCCGGCCGGCCTCGATATCTCCAAGGGCATTATCTCGACCCAGTACGGCAAGGAGCCCGGCGATCCCCAGTGGAAGGACGATCCGGGCGTGAAAGCCTTCTTCGCCTTCATGGACAAGTATTTCCCCGAGGGCGACAAGCTCAATACCGTCAACACCTATGCTTATTCCGTCGCCGAGTTGCTGACGCAAGTGCTGAAGCAATGTGGCGACGACCTGTCCCGTGAGAACGTGATGAAGCAGGTTGCCAACATCAAGGACTTCACCCCGAGCTTCGCGCTGCCCGGCATCAAGATCAACACCGGGCCGAACGACTACCGCGTCAACAAGCAGATGCAGATGATGAAGTTCAACGGCGAACGCTGGGAGCTGTTCGGCCCGATCATGGAGGATGCGGGTCCAGCGGGTTAG
- a CDS encoding ABC transporter ATP-binding protein: MLALDRVSKTYPNGVQALARFSAEIRQGEIVAIIGGSGCGKSTLLRAIAGLDRASSGTVTLDNEAIAAPHAKIGIIFQEPRLLPWLSVADNIGFGLADGPATERREKVARALERVGLAEKAQAWPRELSGGQAQRVAIARALVPQPEVLLLDEPFSALDAFTRRDLQDHLLDLWADTRPTLILVTHDVDEAVVLADRVLVMRPRPGRLFDQIEINLGRPRDRNSPLFENFKRSVLTSLDRSLDRSVPDRDATQGPGQAMWW; the protein is encoded by the coding sequence ATGCTGGCGCTCGACCGGGTCAGCAAGACCTATCCCAACGGCGTGCAGGCGCTGGCGCGCTTCTCCGCCGAGATCAGGCAAGGCGAGATCGTCGCCATCATCGGCGGCTCGGGCTGCGGCAAGTCCACGCTGCTGCGCGCCATCGCCGGCCTCGACCGCGCAAGCTCGGGCACGGTGACGCTCGACAACGAGGCGATCGCCGCGCCGCATGCCAAGATCGGCATCATCTTCCAGGAGCCGCGGCTGCTGCCCTGGCTCAGCGTCGCCGACAATATCGGCTTTGGGCTTGCCGATGGGCCCGCGACTGAGCGGCGTGAAAAGGTGGCGCGTGCGCTCGAGCGTGTTGGGCTCGCCGAGAAAGCGCAGGCCTGGCCGCGCGAGCTCTCGGGCGGGCAGGCACAGCGCGTCGCGATCGCCCGCGCGCTGGTGCCGCAGCCCGAGGTGCTCTTGCTCGACGAGCCGTTCTCGGCGCTCGACGCCTTCACCCGCAGGGACCTCCAGGATCATCTGCTCGATCTCTGGGCCGACACGCGGCCGACGCTCATCCTCGTCACGCATGACGTCGACGAGGCCGTGGTGCTGGCCGACCGCGTGCTGGTGATGCGGCCGCGGCCGGGCCGGCTGTTCGACCAGATCGAGATCAATCTCGGCCGGCCGCGCGACCGCAATTCGCCGCTGTTCGAGAATTTCAAGCGAAGTGTGCTGACGTCACTCGACCGTTCGCTCGACCGCAGCGTGCCCGACCGTGACGCAACCCAGGGTCCCGGTCAGGCCATGTGGTGGTGA
- a CDS encoding ABC transporter substrate-binding protein, with the protein MRNGILHLATATALTLALSMPAANAQKKYDPGASDTEIKVGQTMPFSGPASAYSSIGKTQAAYFKMINDQGGINGRKINLIQYDDAYSPPKAVEQIRKLVESDEVLLTFQIIGTPVNAAVQKYLNSKKVPQLFAATGASRFTDPKNFPWTMGFNPNYFVEGRIYGQYILKEHPNAKIGVLYQNDDLGKDYLNGIKAGLGDKAAKMIVTEASYEVSDPTVDSQILKIKDAGADLFFSATTPKQAAQAIKKIAEMGWHPVQIVDINATSVGAVLKPAGLDAAKGLISVNYGKEPLDPTWKDDAGLKRYFDFMAKYYPDGDKDSNFNTYGYSTAQLLVHVLKQCGDDLTRENVMKQAASLKDVTSDTALPGIKANTSPTDYRVNKQLQMMKFNGERWELFGPIIEDAGPAG; encoded by the coding sequence ATGAGGAATGGAATTCTGCATCTGGCCACTGCAACGGCGCTGACCCTGGCGCTGTCGATGCCGGCGGCCAATGCCCAGAAGAAATATGATCCGGGCGCCAGCGATACCGAGATCAAAGTCGGCCAGACGATGCCGTTTTCTGGACCGGCGTCGGCCTATTCGTCGATCGGCAAGACCCAGGCCGCCTATTTCAAGATGATCAACGACCAGGGCGGCATCAACGGCCGCAAGATCAATCTGATCCAGTATGACGACGCTTACTCGCCGCCGAAAGCCGTGGAGCAGATTCGCAAGCTCGTCGAGAGCGACGAAGTCCTGCTGACCTTCCAGATCATCGGCACGCCGGTGAACGCAGCCGTGCAGAAATATCTCAATTCGAAGAAGGTGCCGCAACTGTTCGCGGCGACCGGAGCCTCGAGGTTCACGGATCCGAAGAACTTTCCGTGGACGATGGGCTTCAACCCCAACTACTTCGTCGAAGGCCGCATCTACGGACAGTACATCCTGAAGGAGCATCCGAACGCCAAGATCGGCGTGCTCTATCAGAACGACGACCTCGGCAAGGACTATCTGAACGGCATCAAGGCCGGCCTCGGCGACAAAGCTGCCAAGATGATCGTGACTGAAGCTTCCTACGAAGTCTCCGATCCGACTGTCGATTCGCAGATCCTCAAGATCAAGGATGCCGGCGCCGATTTGTTCTTCAGCGCCACCACGCCGAAGCAGGCGGCCCAGGCGATCAAGAAGATCGCCGAGATGGGCTGGCATCCGGTGCAGATCGTCGACATCAACGCCACCTCGGTCGGCGCGGTGCTGAAGCCGGCCGGCCTCGACGCCGCCAAGGGCCTGATCAGCGTCAATTACGGCAAGGAACCGCTCGATCCGACCTGGAAGGACGATGCCGGCCTCAAGAGGTATTTCGACTTCATGGCCAAGTATTATCCGGATGGCGACAAGGATTCGAACTTCAACACCTACGGCTACAGCACGGCGCAGCTGCTGGTCCATGTGCTGAAGCAGTGCGGCGACGACCTCACGCGCGAGAACGTGATGAAGCAGGCCGCGTCGCTGAAGGACGTGACCAGCGACACCGCGTTGCCCGGCATCAAGGCCAACACCTCACCGACCGACTACCGGGTCAACAAGCAGCTTCAGATGATGAAGTTCAACGGCGAACGCTGGGAGCTGTTCGGCCCGATCATTGAGGATGCGGGTCCGGCGGGTTAG
- a CDS encoding aliphatic sulfonate ABC transporter substrate-binding protein, translating into MTKVTRRILLAGAVALAMSPAARAADPLKEIRIDWATYNPVSMVLKQKGLLEKEFAKDGITVTWVQSAGSNKALEFLNAGSIDFGSTAGSAALVARINGNPIKSIYVYSRPEWTALVTSKDSKIADVAALKGKRVAVTRGTDPHIFLVRALLGAGLTEKDITPVLLQHADGKTALIRGDVDAWAGLDPMMAQAEVEDGAKLFYRKADANTWGILNVREQFLKDYPDAARRVLAVYEEARKYSLANYDELKKTFMAVTKLPEPVVDKQLKERTELTHSRIGAPQRESILAAGLALQQAGVVDAKVDVKATLDALIDDQVPLPTN; encoded by the coding sequence ATGACTAAAGTTACACGACGCATACTTTTGGCGGGAGCGGTCGCTCTTGCCATGTCCCCCGCGGCGCGAGCGGCGGATCCACTCAAGGAAATCCGGATCGACTGGGCGACCTATAATCCTGTGTCGATGGTCCTGAAGCAGAAGGGGCTCCTGGAAAAGGAGTTCGCCAAGGACGGCATCACGGTCACCTGGGTGCAGTCGGCCGGCTCCAACAAGGCGCTCGAATTCCTCAATGCGGGCTCGATCGACTTCGGCTCGACCGCGGGCTCGGCGGCGCTTGTTGCACGTATCAACGGCAACCCGATCAAGTCGATCTACGTCTATTCGCGTCCCGAATGGACGGCGTTGGTGACATCAAAGGATTCCAAGATCGCTGATGTCGCGGCCCTCAAGGGCAAGCGCGTCGCGGTGACGCGCGGCACCGATCCGCACATCTTCCTGGTGCGCGCGCTGCTTGGCGCAGGTCTCACCGAAAAGGACATCACGCCCGTGCTGCTCCAGCACGCCGACGGCAAGACCGCGCTGATCCGCGGCGACGTCGATGCGTGGGCCGGGCTCGATCCTATGATGGCGCAGGCCGAGGTCGAGGACGGCGCGAAACTGTTCTACCGCAAGGCCGACGCCAACACTTGGGGCATCCTCAATGTGCGCGAGCAGTTTTTGAAAGACTATCCGGACGCCGCCCGCCGCGTGCTTGCCGTTTACGAGGAAGCGCGAAAGTATTCGCTGGCGAATTACGACGAGCTCAAAAAGACGTTCATGGCCGTGACCAAGCTGCCGGAACCTGTCGTCGACAAGCAGCTCAAGGAGCGCACCGAGCTGACCCACAGCCGCATCGGCGCACCCCAGCGCGAATCGATCCTCGCCGCGGGCCTCGCCCTGCAACAGGCCGGCGTGGTCGATGCCAAGGTCGATGTGAAGGCAACGCTGGATGCTCTGATCGACGACCAAGTTCCGCTGCCGACGAATTGA
- a CDS encoding [protein-PII] uridylyltransferase: protein MDSVATEHKAEVDDRFDTARITAAVDALAEKHQGREDAFRTAMAQLLKAELIASRAAAQTILLKDRHGRHCAERLCHVQDEIIRILYSAATRHLYRSPIPSGAERMAVVATGGYGRGLMAPESDIDLLFILPYKQTAWGEQVAEAILYCLWDMGLKVGHATRSVDESIRQARGDMTIRTAILETRFLTGDRPLYDELVARFDKEVVQGTASEFVTAKLAEREERHRRGGQSRYLVEPNVKDGKGALRDLHTLFWIAKYVYRVSDTDELVDRGVFDAQEYRTFRRCADFLWSVRCNLHFYSGRAEERLSFDLQREIAVRLGYTSHPGMQDVERFMKHYFLVAKEVGNLTAILCAKLEDQQAKPAPVLSRMMARLRPTAVKRRVPDSDDFIVDNNRINVAAPDVFKHDPVNLIRIFRLAQKNNLAFHPDAMRDVTRSLGLINAQMRENPEANRLFMEILTSDNAEIVLRRMNETGVLGHFIRAFGKIVSMMQFNMYHHYTVDEHLIRCVGFLQDIERGGIEEFAVASDLMRKIRPEHRSVIYIATLLHDVAKGRPEDHSIAGAKVARRLCPRLGFSPADTELVAWLIEEHLTMSTVAQSRDLSDRKTIENFAAVVQSVEQMKLLTILTTADIRGVGPGVWNGWKAQLLRSLYYETEPVLTGGFSEVDRGKRLTAAYAEFRNAFAEWPAEELDAYIGRHYPAYWLKVELPRKIRHARFVRASEQAGHKLAINVGFDEVRGVTELTIFAADHPWLLSIIAGACASAGANIVDAQIYTTTDGRALDTISISREYDRDEDEGRRATRIGEMIEDVLEGKLRLPEVVARRTVRGKARPFVIEPEVTINNQWSDRYTVIEMSGLDRPGLLYELTTAISKLNLNIASAHVATFGERARDVFYVTDLLGAQISAPTRQAAIKSALTHVMAGDKQVQPAA from the coding sequence ATGGACAGCGTCGCGACTGAGCACAAGGCCGAGGTGGACGATCGCTTCGACACCGCGCGGATCACCGCCGCGGTCGATGCGCTTGCCGAGAAGCACCAGGGACGCGAGGACGCGTTCCGCACGGCCATGGCGCAATTGCTCAAGGCCGAGCTGATTGCGTCGCGCGCCGCGGCACAGACGATCCTGCTGAAGGACCGCCACGGCCGGCACTGCGCCGAGCGGCTGTGCCACGTGCAGGACGAGATCATTCGCATCCTGTATTCGGCCGCGACCCGCCATCTCTACCGCTCGCCGATCCCGAGCGGTGCTGAGCGCATGGCAGTGGTGGCGACCGGCGGCTATGGCCGCGGCCTGATGGCTCCGGAGTCCGACATCGATCTGCTCTTCATCCTGCCCTACAAGCAGACCGCCTGGGGCGAGCAGGTCGCCGAGGCCATTCTCTATTGTCTCTGGGACATGGGGCTGAAGGTCGGTCACGCCACGCGCTCGGTCGACGAGTCGATCCGGCAGGCGCGCGGCGACATGACCATCCGCACCGCGATCCTGGAGACGCGCTTCCTCACCGGCGACCGGCCGCTCTATGACGAGCTGGTTGCCCGCTTCGACAAAGAGGTCGTGCAAGGCACCGCGTCCGAGTTCGTCACCGCGAAACTCGCCGAGCGTGAGGAGCGGCATCGCCGCGGCGGTCAATCGCGATATCTGGTCGAACCTAACGTCAAGGACGGCAAGGGCGCTCTGCGCGACCTGCACACGCTGTTCTGGATCGCGAAATACGTCTACCGCGTGAGCGACACCGACGAGCTGGTCGACCGCGGCGTGTTCGACGCGCAGGAATACCGCACCTTCCGCCGCTGCGCCGACTTCCTCTGGTCGGTGCGTTGCAATCTTCACTTTTACTCCGGCCGCGCCGAAGAGCGCCTCTCCTTCGACCTGCAGCGCGAGATCGCGGTCCGGCTCGGCTACACCTCGCATCCCGGCATGCAGGACGTCGAGCGGTTCATGAAGCACTACTTCCTGGTCGCCAAGGAAGTCGGTAACCTCACCGCCATTCTTTGCGCCAAGCTCGAGGACCAGCAGGCCAAGCCCGCACCGGTGCTGAGCCGGATGATGGCGCGGCTGCGCCCCACCGCGGTGAAGCGGCGGGTGCCCGACAGCGACGACTTCATCGTCGACAACAACCGCATCAACGTCGCCGCGCCCGACGTGTTCAAGCACGATCCGGTCAATCTGATCCGCATCTTCCGCCTGGCGCAGAAGAACAATCTCGCCTTCCACCCGGACGCGATGCGCGACGTGACGCGTTCGCTTGGCCTGATCAACGCGCAGATGCGCGAGAATCCGGAGGCCAACCGGCTGTTCATGGAGATCCTGACGTCCGACAACGCGGAAATCGTGCTGCGGCGAATGAACGAGACCGGCGTGCTCGGCCATTTCATCCGCGCCTTCGGCAAGATCGTCTCGATGATGCAGTTCAACATGTATCATCACTACACCGTCGACGAGCATTTGATCCGTTGCGTCGGCTTCCTCCAGGACATCGAGCGCGGCGGCATCGAGGAATTCGCGGTGGCGAGCGACCTGATGCGCAAGATCCGGCCGGAGCATCGCTCCGTGATCTACATCGCGACCCTGCTGCACGACGTCGCCAAGGGCCGGCCCGAAGACCACTCGATCGCCGGCGCCAAGGTGGCGCGACGGCTTTGCCCACGGCTCGGCTTCAGTCCGGCCGACACCGAACTCGTGGCCTGGCTGATCGAGGAGCATCTGACGATGTCCACGGTCGCACAGTCGCGCGACCTCTCCGACCGCAAGACCATCGAGAACTTCGCCGCCGTGGTGCAGTCGGTCGAGCAGATGAAGCTCTTGACGATCCTGACTACCGCCGACATCCGCGGCGTCGGCCCGGGCGTGTGGAACGGCTGGAAGGCGCAGCTCTTGCGCTCGCTGTACTACGAGACGGAACCGGTGCTGACGGGCGGGTTCTCGGAGGTTGACCGCGGCAAGCGCCTCACGGCCGCATACGCCGAATTCCGTAACGCCTTCGCGGAATGGCCGGCGGAAGAGCTCGACGCCTACATCGGCCGGCACTATCCGGCCTATTGGCTCAAGGTCGAACTGCCGCGCAAGATCCGCCACGCGCGCTTTGTCCGTGCCAGCGAGCAGGCCGGCCACAAGCTCGCGATCAATGTCGGCTTCGACGAGGTGCGTGGCGTCACCGAGCTGACCATCTTCGCCGCCGACCATCCTTGGCTGCTGTCGATCATCGCGGGCGCCTGCGCCTCGGCCGGCGCCAACATCGTCGACGCCCAGATCTACACCACGACCGACGGGCGCGCGCTCGACACGATCTCGATCTCCAGGGAATACGACCGTGACGAGGACGAGGGACGGCGGGCGACGCGCATCGGCGAGATGATCGAGGACGTGCTGGAAGGCAAGCTGCGTCTGCCCGAAGTGGTGGCGCGGCGCACGGTGCGCGGCAAGGCGCGGCCGTTCGTGATCGAGCCGGAAGTGACCATCAACAACCAGTGGTCCGACCGCTACACCGTGATCGAAATGTCCGGCCTCGACCGGCCCGGCCTGCTCTACGAGCTGACCACCGCGATCTCGAAGCTTAACCTCAATATTGCGTCTGCCCATGTCGCGACCTTCGGCGAGCGCGCCCGCGACGTGTTCTACGTCACCGACCTCCTGGGCGCACAGATCAGCGCGCCGACACGCCAGGCCGCGATCAAGAGCGCGCTGACCCACGTGATGGCCGGCGACAAGCAGGTTCAGCCAGCGGCGTGA